TTTCAAATTGCATCATCAGAAATTCACAATATGCTTGTGCATAAACTAAGCAAACAACACAGATCACTCTAATTATAAAGAATGCAGTTACTAGGATTTGAACCCACAACCCACCTCATGTGAATGCTCTACCAAATGGTCTAGTGTGCATTCCAAATACTTTGTACCAAAGATATATTGGTTGATGCTCCTCTGTAAtctttatttcttgatatttctGCAATACACATGGAAGATGGACATTCATTACAAGCAAACAAGGAGTTGCAAAAACTATAACAATTCAACTATCTGTATTTTAACCGATCCTATGTACTCAAACATTGttcatgatttataaacaaCCTTAAGACACATTTCTATAAGAAATCAATAGTGCCAGTAAATAGTCTGGAAGATTAATACAATAGAGCAATGTTATTAAATTGCGACAGCCTTGTCTGATTGTAGAAATTTCATCATGCACTGAAAATTATCAATACTGGAACATAATTCAAGGCAGTCTGGAACTAATAGTTACCAGTTGGTGGTTTGCTCTGAATGCATCACTGAtatgtatagaaaaaaatcattaaaaaaaaaaaaacccatgggAGAGACCCTCGTTCCATCCTCTTTATCTTGGAAAATGAATTGTCAAACGTAATACCGGTGCTCTTATTGTTAATAATGAAATGCATtataaatgaagcaaaattttTGGCTGAAATTACCCATAatagtaaaattattattatgcaTATagtatttacaaaacaaaattccATTGGCTACTTCAATTTCGAGGACTGTACTTAAAATGCTCACTCTACTATAGTACAAATCCTAAGGACATCCTAGTGTGTGCCGTTGCACAAAAGTGTGAACTTCCCTTCCACGTGcaacctatatatatatatatatatatatatactcctctttttttcttgaatttttgtttttttaccacCTTGATAAAGAATCGGTACACTAAAGTCTTTTAACTAGTTTTTATTACACATACAGCACTGGCTGATAAAAATGACAATTAGGCATGCCGAGATCGCAGTCTCTCACAAACAAAAAGCTTTAAAACACACATTTCCAGGTGTTTTAAAAAGATtcacaaaaataaaagttgtcTGGCGCTGGGCCAAAATTCCTTTACCCTCAAAATATGATACATCTATTTATCAATGAACTTTATCAATCCCTAAAGTGAAACACAAGAGTTTGCTCTGAATTAAAGTTTCTTACAGGTAACTTTGATCTAACAagcaaaatacaaatgtactgaAAAAATGTTCCTTCACAGAATGAAGAACAAAGGACAGAACattttgattcatttaaaaaaaaaaaaaaatacaacctGAACATTTCAAATACCGCATTAATTTTTGCACGAGAAATAAAACGTAGTTAGCTGGACACTTTCCTGAGGTCTACAGACTTAAAATCAAACATTCAGTTTGTGGTCCAGAATTTAAGATATCGGTAGCCTAAATCTGTTTGTCACATCAAAAGCAACCAACTAAAACGGAGGATCCATGGAGTTATCCAATGGTTGAGTGGACTCACTTCTATACAGGCGGCAGTACTTTTACACCATATTTATACtcacaaatttaaattataaagttaCTCTACATCAAGACAGATCCTCTGATAAATACTACTGGAGACATATATAGGAAGGATTTTgcacatttctttgttttatttaataataataaaaatatatctgtatCAAAACAAACTGGCTGCAATTTCTAAACATGCAAAACATTACATCAATGGGAtgatttttgattgattttggcaaatcaattttaaaattaaaaaaaattcacatgatTTGAACTTTTACATCATGACAAGAAGTTTTCTAAAATAGGAAAACCATAAAATATGCTACTATACATTCActtaaacacttatcaaatgtGTTTGCTAAATTTACTGTAAATTATAATATTCAGACAGGCAACTTGTTCTGCCAGTAATGCAAGACTCATTAATTTCTGGGAGCCTTTCACACATGAAACGTGACATTCCTGACATCACATGTACAACTTGTATGACCAAGAGGCGACTGCTATACAACCAAGCCTCAAACATACAcacacatgtaaaaaaaaaagtgatttaaagCTTAACACATGGTTTATTTAcaagttgtaaaatatattgacaCACTGACATTTATACACAAGTAAAAAGATTCATAAACGGTATATAAAtcagtaaaaagaaatattgataataaatatatgtttaaaaataaaagaagagaatatcaatttaaattagtTATACCCAAAACTTTTGATGGTTCAATTCACAACCAAAGACCGAATCTCTAGCTTAATTTATACACAagaacttttttttccatttctaaCAAACTGTTggttttacacaaaatttccaCTCTTTggcacataaaaaaaatatagaaaaggTGAAGCAGTTCTCAAATGTAGTTTTTTCGTTTGATAAAATACACATGAGACAAATTACACATGAACAACCTCTCATACTAAATTGGATGTGTATGTACCCTTATGGCAGTTAATGGTTTAGCACAATCACTCATGTAAAAAACTTCACATACTTCAATTTTACACCTGACAATTTACAAGAGCTGACATACTGGCATCTTTGGAAGGTGTACGCAACACTACACAAAAGTTTCATGTAATTTCAATTAATGTCTTTTGTTTGAAACGGTTGGTTGAATTGAGTTTGACGTGCTTGCCACCTAATAAAAATTTTTACACATTACTTTCCCGTTTGTTCGATCCACAAATTTTGGCATAGAATCTTTTCCATGAACTGAGTGTTTTGCCAGTCCAAATCCACACCCCTGAGGTAATGCCCACTATGACAGTCATTAAGTACTTGATCATAAACACATTGAAGTCGGGCCAAGGTTTGTCCCCCGACTGCAGCAGTTTAATTCCCTCCTCTGGAGGGGCTGTAGAGGATGCTAAACACTCTTTGGTAAACCAGTGTAACATCCAAGTGTCTCTAGATGCTTGTTCATAAAAGTAACATGCAATTACAATGGTAGCTGGCACAGTGTATAATACTGAGAAAATTCCAATACGGACCATTAATTTCTCCAGCTTGTCAGTTTTTGTTCCATCACTTTTCATGATGGTACGGATTTTAAAGAGTGAAACAAACCCAGCTAGTAAAAAGGAGGTTCCTAATAATAAATACACAACTAACGGAGCCAACACAAATCCTCTCAGAGCATCCACATCAAATATTCCAGTGAAACATATTCCACTTAGTGTATCTCCGTCCACTTGTCCCATGGCTAGAATGGCAATGGTTTTGATGGCCGGTACAGCCCATGCTGCAAGATGGAAGTACTGAGAGTTTGCCTCGATGGCCTCATGGCCCCACTTCATTCCGGCTGCCAGGAAccaggtcaaggtcaaaatgaCCCACCAAATGGAGGAGGCCATGCTGAAGAAGTACATCATCATGAAGAGAATTGTACACCATTCTTTCTTAGTTCCTTGCGTAGTTATTGGCACCACTTCTGGTGTGTTTACGAATCTGTTGCACGCTGCAGCCTCTTTGTCCAGAGAAAATCCAATGACATAAGCAAGAGCAACCATGAAGTAACATCCAGACAAGAATATGATTGGACGCTCCGGGTAGCGAAATCTGGTCATGTCGACGAAAAAAGTCAAAACGGTGAAAAGCGTGGAAGCTAAACAAATACTAGACCACACACCAATCCAAAGCTTTGCAAAATGTCGCTCTTGCTCATTGAAATACATGTTCTCACAAGGTGCCCCACAATCCGAGTACACTGCTGATCCAACTTTTAATCTGTAGTCAAATCCCGGAAGAATTGAGTACTTTTTTGGACATGTTTTGTACGAGTTTGTGACCTGTGGCTTGTTATCATCATGATGGTTCTCAGCATTATATCCAGGTCTGTATTTATTATCCTCTGTTTCAGGAATGTAGCCAGGAAACTTATTATCATCATTGGGGTGGGGGGTAGAGTCCACAGGGTCAGTCCTGTTTTCTCCCACACACATTCCAGACTCAGGAAACTTCTCGCATTTCAAACTATCTGGCCACTCAAATccaaatttattcattaacgaTTCACATCCATTTCTAGCTTCATTACACATAGACCGACACGGAGGAATTGCCTCCTCCAAAACGGTGCACACGGGAGCATACATAGTACACAGGAAAAACTTCAGTTTAGGGCTACACTGGACTTTCACAAGGGGGAAAAACTGATGAACCTCTAGTCCGGCGTCTTCTTGTTTTTGATGGTTTAAAAGATTTGGCATAATAGTCCAGTTATAAGGCAAGTCTTTGCATAATGGAATCGAAATCAGTTCACATTTTTCGTGAGATGGTGACATTCTTTGTCCATTTCCAATAACAATCACCAACACCTGGCACAAAACGAATACCAGGGCTGTTTTTAAAGCTGCCATgtctaaaatatttgtaaatattcacTTCGTGAAGGCAATGTCCAGGTATAGAACACAATATGTCATGATCCTACAATAAACAAGACAAATATTAACCAACTGtgcatttataataaagttattcAACAGATCAAACGATTaacatttatgaattcaacTTACATTAGAAATAGACCTCGCCGAACATCTTCTGTCTTTGTGCGCTGAATTGaattacattttgaaagttTCTAGATCGTTGACCTGGAATACTACACTCAAAACTGTGTGAATTGGGATCTAGAAACTTATGGATAGCTGAAGTTACAAGCGATCTCATTGGCTAAAAATGCTGTTACTTTTCACACCCTCTTCTGTATACTTGCAAGTCAAAGCGCGATAATTCAGGACATGCCACAGCAATCATTGAGAGATTAAATCTTGTTTATGTTGTCAAGAAGCAATAACTACTCAATTAAAATTGCCTCAATTACACGTTAATGAAATTACCACTATTGGACAATACCATTTTATTTAGTTGTCATTATATCCCCCTTTATTTAATCAGCAGggaaatgaacattttaatgaaacatcaattgtaaaatcatatttaatatacaatgcATTTTATAATTAATCATCAACAATTCAGACAAGAAACAATTGTAAGTAATCTCTTCACTCACCATATCAcaaaagtttaaatatatattttggcaATAGAAATTTGTGACATTAATTTAATGTATTAAACATCCGGCCCCTAATTTCTTggcaaaatatgtaaattttttaaaatctgtctttaaagtatatataatggcgtcaatattttttagtcaCTATATAGGCAATATTTAATGGAGGGTAAGTTTTGAAATTTGTGACAAAACTGGCTTGGTCCCTATGTTTGGGAGGGGACTGAAGCAGACCAATCCCCGGCCGGGCCCCATCAAATTGACATGACAAGCACTAAAACACTTTTCTCAAGTCAACTAAACTTCAAAATTCTAATAGCGGAGGGTGGGGGCAGCGgtctattttattttgaaaacagttGTTTCATCCATGTTTCCaccttctatattattatttacatcGATTAAAAAAGTGTTGTGGTCAATctctataaaattttattttccatcgaTAGCCATAAGGGAAAAAAGGTCGGGTGACAAAAACAGTAGGGGGGGGGGACGTGCGTGTATTCAACGGAATTGACCTATTCATGTTCTAATATATACTTTAactgttgagagagagagagagagagagagagagagagagagagagagagagagagggggtggTATATgttgtgttgttttgtttttttagataCAAGTAGTATCATGGCAAAAAGCACCCTGTCAACTACAAATTAACTACATCCACATTTATGCCATCGATCAAAAtctttatgggtttttttatagAGTCTGAGAATGTTTCggcaatttttgtttttaggagtaaaattatttgaaatgctaaatacatgtaccgattttcgtggattttgttgttaagttgatccacaaaattttaatgttcattgaagtgtaatattttacaaacaaactgtatattataTAAGGGTCATTCTACAAATTGAGGCCCAAAGGAACTTTCCAAAAGTCAGATTTCATATGCcctattttattcattttttcagcGTTATATACTAAATCTAACTTAGAGGAAACCATTTCAACATTCAGcagcaatgtttaaaatattttattgcttatttttaGACTTACGTacatacatgaaaaaaaaattgtcattacCGCAACAGACGACAAATCGtcataaaatattgttacagtacaaaaccatttttttcatagttttgaACTTATAAATCCTAATAATATCTTAGCTTCATGATTATTTGAGTGAAATATtcgcacaattttttttgtacagtgGTGTTAAATTTACGTTTTTAGAAAATGCAAAAAACCATTGGTCAATAAACCATTTTAGGAGTGCATATGATTATTTTACTTCCATTTTTCTAAGGTGTGCGATTTCAAAGACGCATGCATGTTGATTAAACTCtttattacatttataattagattaattgataattaattGACCTATTTTGTCCTTGTTATGGTAATGACAATGCGTTGCGGGAGTGACAGTGTGTTCCGGTAAATAGTTTCGAGTTGTTTCGATCgaatattttcataacttttcaTGCCTTATGTTTTCCAAAAAACATTTGGAAACAGTCATGGcttgaacaaaattaatttttaaacaggTAAATCATCAACATTTGAAAACAACTGTTAAAAAaactgtgtattacatgtaggttacTCTCGCCTACCCCCAGGACAGGACCCAAAGATAGGAGCTATTTGTAACAACCACTTACGCATAAAGCACTGTAATAGTGTTGCAAAATCCATGCACAAGACACCCTAAAGATGATTTTTGTCATTACAGTAACACTGATTTCATTACCGAAACGATTCGATTCAAGGGATTTGTTTCGGTAATGACCTTTTCGGTaatgacattttgaaatattaaacagAATATATAGGGCGCTACTTGCTAAAAGGGGTTAAATAATGTAcaacacaattcaaaatttctaAACAATTGCATTTTTCCTAGGTGATCGTACATTTATTGTAACAAGCATTCGGTAATGACACTGAATAAACATACGCTTGAAAGTAAGGCCATTTACAATGGAATATCTGCTCACTTGCCCACAGGAGAGCGTTACGCCTTGCATCGAAGATAGCGGTTTCTGAAACTTTTAATCACGTGTCTTCTTCTTTTGGATTATCTTTCTTGTCTCCTATATTTTGCAGTTTTATCTCCCCGTTTCGGTAATGACAAGAATATCAGGGACACCGTTTTACAAACAATGATTTATTAGAAAAAAGAATTTAGTAACCcgtatctttttaaaatcagcaataaatattttattacaccTTAGTAATCACGACAGGTTAAATTTTGACAGAAAATTAAGTTTTCACACATGCATATTCAAAATTACTAATTCGATTTTGTAGTTTAAGACATGGCGTTTCAAAGCAAGTCCATGATGTTAAGAAAATAGTTTACAAGTAATAATGCTTTCAGGGGTGTCCTTATGGTGTGTATGCATATTTATTATCTCCTTCTAAAATATTccgtatttattttttcaatttcattaacCAGTTATTGCTCAACACATACTAAAATGGCGGGACACCATTTGGGCCTCTATTCGTAGAATGACccataaatagtgcctgtttgggagggtaacagttgaaattgacaccccgagaaaaccattgtcaaccgacgcgaagcggaggttgacaatggttttcgaggggtgtcaatttcaactgttatcctcccaaacaggcactatttattttgttatactgaatgtctttttttaaatttttaagaaaattttactgcttttatataggaataacgtgaattctacagcgaaccgtacgcgcataattttcgcgcatgtaacattttttaatgttacccgttgccaagtgcgttgctaacgccgagggtaatagtaaatattattaactgcgtcttaaccaatcagatttcagtatttaacatgaaagtataacaatcaaaaatataaataacatgttatttatgtctctgtttcATATGATCATTCGCCATGGATATATTATGTATCATTAAAACTGATTTTCACGGCAttaattcattcattctttatttatcattaacaaTCCAGAAGACTGAAAGCATGCACAATCGCTGCACTTTAGTTTAGTTTTAAATAGGTGTTTGGTGTGGATATTTTCTTTGCGTCAGTCGTGTAATGTCAGTATTCAAGAAGCCGGGTATTTTATAGAAGAAATGTCATTTGCAGTCATGACTAAAGTCAGCacctatttttgtttttgtttttacttcaTTGTGAAAAGTATGGGCTTGCTTTAGTCAGACTGTGTCATTTGTGGTTTAAAAACTTGGTGATTCAATGTTTAAACTAGTAT
The nucleotide sequence above comes from Magallana gigas chromosome 2, xbMagGiga1.1, whole genome shotgun sequence. Encoded proteins:
- the LOC105325013 gene encoding frizzled-7-A codes for the protein MAALKTALVFVLCQVLVIVIGNGQRMSPSHEKCELISIPLCKDLPYNWTIMPNLLNHQKQEDAGLEVHQFFPLVKVQCSPKLKFFLCTMYAPVCTVLEEAIPPCRSMCNEARNGCESLMNKFGFEWPDSLKCEKFPESGMCVGENRTDPVDSTPHPNDDNKFPGYIPETEDNKYRPGYNAENHHDDNKPQVTNSYKTCPKKYSILPGFDYRLKVGSAVYSDCGAPCENMYFNEQERHFAKLWIGVWSSICLASTLFTVLTFFVDMTRFRYPERPIIFLSGCYFMVALAYVIGFSLDKEAAACNRFVNTPEVVPITTQGTKKEWCTILFMMMYFFSMASSIWWVILTLTWFLAAGMKWGHEAIEANSQYFHLAAWAVPAIKTIAILAMGQVDGDTLSGICFTGIFDVDALRGFVLAPLVVYLLLGTSFLLAGFVSLFKIRTIMKSDGTKTDKLEKLMVRIGIFSVLYTVPATIVIACYFYEQASRDTWMLHWFTKECLASSTAPPEEGIKLLQSGDKPWPDFNVFMIKYLMTVIVGITSGVWIWTGKTLSSWKRFYAKICGSNKRESNV